A window of Orenia marismortui DSM 5156 contains these coding sequences:
- a CDS encoding putative bifunctional diguanylate cyclase/phosphodiesterase, which yields MKANNELVGVYGIAKDITEEKDMKDKIEYIANHDQLTGLPNRYYIYNYIEELISKAEIKNFNILFIDLDRFKLINDTLGHNTGDIFLEQVAKRLKSSVRKKDIVARLGGDEFIILMEEESKAIIKKVSQRIIDKISYPFMVGGNSIATSASIGISSYPEGGEDLEDLLKHADIAMYEAKKRVGGNYKFYNSEIEKRYYNKIELENDLKKAIRNDELFMIYQPQFDLSTEKLTGIEALIRWKHPRKGMISPVEFIPIAEETGLIVPMGKWILRTVCEQNKRWQDAGFDPIRVAVNVSIRQLQEDDFVDSVKKVIEETSLKPEFLEIEITENIMRNVSDLNHKLIALKEIGVTVSIDDFGTGYSSLNIISDLPIDSLKIDKSFIDGLVTKAKKQVLAKTIINMGNNLNFSIIAEGIETREQLSFLRNNSCNIGQGYLFSKPVSAKEVEEYFLN from the coding sequence ATGAAAGCTAATAATGAGCTAGTGGGTGTTTACGGTATAGCCAAGGATATTACAGAAGAGAAAGATATGAAGGATAAGATTGAGTATATTGCAAATCATGACCAGTTAACTGGATTGCCCAATAGATATTATATCTATAATTATATTGAAGAGTTGATATCTAAAGCTGAGATAAAGAACTTTAATATTTTATTTATTGATTTAGATAGATTTAAATTAATCAATGATACTCTAGGCCATAATACAGGCGATATCTTTCTTGAGCAAGTAGCAAAACGGTTAAAGAGTTCAGTTAGAAAGAAGGATATTGTAGCACGATTAGGTGGAGATGAATTTATTATTCTAATGGAAGAAGAATCTAAAGCTATAATAAAAAAAGTATCGCAAAGAATAATTGACAAGATTTCTTATCCCTTTATGGTAGGAGGAAATAGCATAGCTACTTCTGCTAGTATAGGGATTAGTAGCTATCCAGAAGGGGGAGAGGATTTAGAAGATTTACTAAAACATGCTGATATAGCCATGTATGAAGCTAAAAAGAGAGTAGGAGGAAATTATAAGTTTTATAATAGTGAAATAGAGAAGAGATATTATAATAAGATAGAGTTGGAGAATGATCTGAAAAAAGCCATCAGAAATGATGAACTATTTATGATCTATCAGCCCCAATTTGATTTAAGTACAGAGAAATTAACTGGAATTGAAGCCTTGATTAGATGGAAGCACCCTAGGAAAGGAATGATATCTCCAGTTGAGTTTATACCAATAGCAGAAGAGACAGGATTAATTGTTCCTATGGGTAAATGGATACTGCGTACAGTTTGTGAACAGAATAAAAGATGGCAAGATGCTGGTTTTGATCCTATTCGTGTAGCTGTTAATGTATCGATTAGACAGTTGCAAGAAGATGATTTTGTTGATAGTGTAAAAAAAGTAATTGAAGAAACATCTCTAAAACCGGAATTTTTGGAGATAGAGATAACAGAGAATATAATGAGAAATGTAAGTGACCTAAATCATAAATTAATTGCATTAAAAGAGATAGGTGTAACTGTTTCAATTGATGATTTTGGAACAGGATATTCATCATTGAATATTATAAGTGATCTACCGATTGATAGTCTCAAGATCGATAAGTCCTTTATTGATGGTCTAGTAACTAAAGCTAAAAAGCAGGTTTTAGCTAAGACTATTATTAATATGGGGAATAATTTAAACTTTAGTATCATAGCTGAAGGTATTGAAACTAGAGAACAATTATCTTTTTTGAGAAATAATAGTTGTAATATAGGTCAAGGATATCTCTTTTCTAAACCAGTAAGTGCTAAAGAGGTAGAAGAATATTTTTTGAATTAA
- a CDS encoding PAS domain-containing protein, giving the protein MKKDKKFRSISNMRECILFLRQENMTYRDLIASIPQPILIHQKKKILYANKLALDTLGVKSLEDIICRSVFDFISADYNQVLIDRINEVYDDGDLDWHEIEIDRADGDKALVELACQITNISGDEVIITVFKDITERKEIENSIKENKERFQSLFEYNPDSVFASDSDGNLPQLTLLHKS; this is encoded by the coding sequence ATGAAGAAGGATAAGAAGTTTAGAAGTATAAGTAATATGAGAGAATGTATCCTTTTTTTAAGGCAGGAAAATATGACTTACAGAGATTTAATAGCATCAATTCCTCAACCAATCTTAATTCACCAAAAGAAGAAAATTCTATATGCTAATAAATTAGCTCTAGATACTTTGGGAGTCAAATCTTTAGAAGATATAATTTGTAGGTCGGTATTTGATTTTATATCAGCAGATTATAATCAAGTGCTAATAGATAGGATAAATGAGGTATATGATGATGGGGATTTAGATTGGCACGAGATAGAGATTGATAGAGCTGATGGTGATAAGGCATTAGTAGAGTTAGCTTGTCAAATTACTAATATTTCAGGTGATGAAGTGATTATTACAGTATTTAAAGATATTACAGAAAGAAAAGAGATAGAGAATAGTATTAAAGAGAATAAAGAACGTTTTCAATCTTTATTTGAATATAATCCTGATTCAGTATTTGCCTCTGATTCTGATGGTAATTTACCTCAGTTAACTCTGCTTCACAAAAGTTAA
- a CDS encoding BTAD domain-containing putative transcriptional regulator, which yields MNNTNKYFIRPNYHFNKWYDKDLHNKYTKIKSYPLTIIKGGIGTGKSSSLSNFITNNFSKEFIWLNLSDDIELNTKLFWKLIIKATIFYNDNLEGDMEEIINDCEQGQLNIRDIINDLVEVIFNNFNNDLLLVIDNFEIIADNQEIINSLSYFINLMPSSFHLVLISREDLCFPQLDRWNVIGRAQFIKEDEFILDQGELKELLLLEYNLDFSKSELEQIYNKSEGWLLAVDIIAKAYDGDNIEEFLNDYSNFEVLDTYFSYQVLGKLDDKSLIEFLLRTSLLRELDIEICNHFLKIDNSQEIINFINDKFGLVKKIDQESYRYYSLFRDFLKDKFKQLYSEFDYSDLIDTYLELGMIKEAIYYCCEANHKDKLFDIMAKNEEKLIYKEYRVLREVFTYLDEEDFDDNPILYLYQGNLYLSKNDPYQSLAKYQQAEDLFRRSGDRKHLKRALFKVAKVYAFFNSNKLLDYVEELMEFEGQLSEFEGEKLIYLRVISNIIRGDNKKATELIAKLEGSKYYNELLANLLFTKGKFRSAKKVLNQIDKPIEELYTYTTLLIPIFLNFFLGNFYEVQEYILKQLEKDNYIIKLFAEYYLAQVSEFFYIEPREELKEFYLNKLSRIDSCPYQASWYRVELLKTIVSCEVSYGSLEKVLEYSELGLEFAEKRKDKLYIGLFNQDIAMKYYYERDLERSLKLFKVSIENFDVADNDFLVAHSLLLISAVYYAKGENNNFINYINKSLSIAKEEKYDFLFISSNYLLPKDANEFIPLLLEARKQGVEVDYINRLLDQVDLSELDQAPGYSLKIKAFGRLKIYRGNQLIDESKWVRKKSKDLFKLFLVHRGDFLSKDQICQILYPDLEQADAYRSFSVNLSCLNKVLNPNREAGEKPYFIIKDRDNYGLVNNFTYRSDVDIFGELIERGKQADSKLIKIKYYQQALDIYEGDFIVGDLYDQEIIKERKKLQQMYLEISYDLIAYYYQNGDYNESIELADRALELDKYYEAAYLYKMKSYNQLNLRSYAIKTYQRCKEILAEELNISPNQEIEGYYQEITL from the coding sequence ATGAATAATACAAATAAGTATTTTATAAGGCCTAATTATCACTTTAATAAATGGTATGATAAAGATTTACATAATAAATATACTAAGATCAAGAGTTATCCTTTGACGATTATTAAAGGAGGAATTGGAACTGGGAAGTCAAGTAGTTTGTCTAATTTTATAACCAATAATTTTAGTAAGGAATTTATTTGGCTTAATTTGAGTGATGACATTGAATTAAATACTAAGCTCTTCTGGAAATTGATCATTAAAGCAACTATTTTTTATAATGATAATTTAGAAGGAGATATGGAAGAGATTATAAATGACTGTGAGCAAGGTCAATTAAATATTAGGGATATAATCAATGATTTAGTAGAAGTAATCTTTAATAACTTTAACAATGATCTATTATTAGTAATTGATAACTTTGAAATAATTGCTGATAATCAAGAGATAATTAATAGTTTGAGTTATTTTATAAATTTAATGCCTAGTTCTTTTCATTTAGTACTGATCTCAAGAGAAGACCTCTGTTTTCCACAATTAGATAGATGGAATGTTATAGGGCGAGCGCAGTTTATTAAAGAGGATGAATTTATTCTAGATCAAGGAGAGTTAAAGGAGTTATTATTGTTAGAGTATAATTTAGATTTCTCAAAATCTGAGCTAGAGCAGATATATAATAAGAGTGAAGGCTGGCTGTTAGCAGTTGATATTATTGCGAAGGCTTATGATGGAGATAATATAGAAGAATTTCTTAATGACTATAGTAACTTTGAAGTATTAGATACTTATTTTAGTTATCAAGTACTTGGAAAATTAGATGATAAAAGTTTAATTGAGTTTTTATTGAGGACCTCTCTGTTAAGAGAATTGGATATTGAGATTTGTAATCATTTCTTGAAGATAGATAATAGTCAAGAGATTATAAATTTTATCAATGATAAGTTTGGGCTAGTAAAGAAGATAGATCAAGAAAGCTATCGTTATTATAGTTTGTTTAGAGATTTCTTAAAGGATAAATTTAAACAGCTTTATAGTGAATTTGATTATAGTGATTTAATAGATACTTATTTAGAATTAGGGATGATTAAAGAAGCGATTTATTATTGCTGTGAAGCTAATCATAAAGATAAATTATTTGATATTATGGCAAAAAATGAAGAAAAATTAATCTACAAAGAATATAGAGTCTTAAGAGAAGTTTTTACTTATTTGGATGAAGAAGATTTTGATGATAACCCTATTCTCTACCTCTATCAAGGTAATTTATACTTGTCAAAAAATGATCCATATCAATCTTTAGCTAAATATCAGCAAGCAGAAGATTTATTTCGCAGAAGTGGAGATAGAAAGCATTTAAAGAGAGCTCTTTTTAAAGTTGCTAAAGTTTATGCTTTTTTTAATTCCAATAAGCTTTTAGATTATGTAGAAGAGTTAATGGAATTTGAAGGTCAACTATCAGAATTTGAAGGAGAAAAGTTGATTTATTTAAGAGTAATCTCAAATATTATTAGGGGAGATAATAAGAAGGCAACAGAGTTAATTGCTAAGTTGGAAGGTAGTAAGTATTATAATGAATTATTAGCTAATTTATTATTTACTAAGGGTAAATTTAGAAGTGCTAAAAAAGTGTTAAATCAGATTGATAAACCTATTGAAGAGCTATATACTTATACTACTTTATTAATACCTATTTTTCTAAATTTCTTTTTAGGGAATTTTTATGAAGTTCAAGAATATATTTTAAAGCAGCTAGAAAAGGACAATTATATAATTAAATTATTTGCTGAGTATTATTTGGCACAGGTATCTGAGTTCTTCTATATTGAGCCAAGAGAAGAATTAAAAGAATTCTATTTGAATAAATTAAGTAGGATTGATAGTTGTCCTTATCAAGCATCTTGGTATAGAGTGGAACTATTAAAAACTATAGTCTCTTGTGAAGTCTCTTATGGTAGCTTAGAGAAGGTACTAGAGTATAGTGAGTTAGGTTTAGAATTTGCTGAAAAGAGAAAAGATAAGCTTTATATAGGATTATTCAATCAAGATATTGCAATGAAATATTATTATGAAAGGGATTTAGAAAGATCTTTAAAGTTATTTAAAGTTTCTATTGAAAATTTTGATGTTGCTGATAATGACTTTCTAGTAGCTCATTCATTATTATTAATTTCAGCAGTTTATTATGCGAAAGGGGAAAATAATAATTTTATTAATTATATTAATAAGAGCTTAAGCATTGCTAAAGAAGAAAAGTACGACTTTTTATTTATAAGCTCAAATTATTTACTGCCAAAGGATGCAAATGAGTTTATTCCCTTATTACTTGAAGCCAGAAAGCAAGGTGTGGAGGTTGATTATATCAACCGACTCCTAGATCAAGTTGATCTAAGTGAGCTAGATCAGGCCCCAGGATATTCATTAAAGATTAAAGCCTTTGGACGGCTTAAGATCTATAGAGGAAATCAGTTAATTGATGAGAGTAAATGGGTTCGTAAAAAATCTAAAGATTTATTCAAACTCTTTTTGGTTCATCGTGGTGATTTTCTTTCTAAGGATCAGATCTGTCAGATATTATATCCAGATCTTGAGCAAGCAGATGCTTATCGGAGTTTTTCAGTTAATCTATCTTGTTTAAATAAGGTTTTAAATCCAAATAGAGAAGCTGGAGAGAAACCTTACTTTATTATAAAAGATAGAGATAATTATGGCTTGGTTAATAATTTTACTTATCGATCTGATGTAGACATATTTGGGGAATTAATTGAGAGAGGTAAGCAAGCTGATAGTAAGTTAATAAAGATAAAATACTATCAACAGGCTCTAGATATTTATGAAGGGGACTTTATTGTTGGAGATTTATATGATCAAGAGATAATTAAAGAGAGAAAGAAGTTACAACAGATGTATTTGGAGATAAGTTATGATCTCATTGCTTATTATTATCAGAATGGTGATTATAATGAATCTATAGAATTAGCAGATAGAGCTTTAGAGTTGGATAAGTACTATGAAGCTGCTTATTTATATAAGATGAAGTCTTATAATCAACTTAATCTTCGTAGCTATGCAATTAAGACTTATCAAAGATGTAAAGAAATTTTAGCAGAGGAATTGAATATATCACCTAATCAAGAGATAGAAGGATACTATCAAGAGATAACACTCTAA
- a CDS encoding BTAD domain-containing putative transcriptional regulator has protein sequence MNGLSIDFKSELSKFTFSEWHNSDIYNKYNGIEDYPLTVIQAKVGSGKRKCLLTYFQKKGIERVSWYLIDNKTNLHSFWIDFINAIKVDNNFIKRKKKLLAELSKNNLDIKVFIQKLSNAFVDCLADDIFIVFDYLDLLNNKVIIESLNLFVEWIPDNIHLVFITRKVINWPKVSIGIIKDKVQVIDEENFALDQKQLDKLLIREYNLSLSPSNLKEFYLKTEGWLLAVDLLAKNLQTKKNLDLIIEGRDVFKVIFDYFEEELSGDFAADNPLLVEFLIKTSILDELDLKICNLMLGISNSQELLERLNSECSFVKEISEGRYKYNNILRSFLKSMAKDLYDYEALEKEARNAYAEFDDIQGMFYHTSNFNKQEVFDLIVDNSDYLIEKESDLLRNLFKNKVSKDTLLKNPYLFLVKGCLNFNNLNIKKAMCNYQYGLDIFREGQDIEGIIKALQKMIKLLIFTNSNKSIDYMKDLDKYKTFFSQADRQQYKKFNILIKVITSDLIEVEEEALDIDVESNVLQEIKAHISFIRGDLHKIELYLDQDNRRKIIDYHFYNTIVFSALINILKGNMYKLQNYILNGFIKANIFVDKFGDFYLIQSFLLAPFIKIDLKKMYMELLKENNENLFVGNSFHRFHSLMYLIVWDLFNGDIKLAISYSKEGLEHARKRNDLFFISIFKYYTAISYYFNGNIDKAERLLIDIRDEFSELNNNLFLCRPLAWLSLINYKKGNNDLFKDTARELFKICRRKKFDFLFLQKNFTLTADPNLFLPILLKAKAAGIEVEYIDKLFSKMNIGEIDHAPGYVIKIEALGGFKVYRGNEEIKEQEWKRKKAKELLKIFLLNYGKLLSRELICTELWPDKGEDKVKLNFSVTLSSLNKVLEPNRKRGELPFFIRKDGNLYGISNTFSTLYDVSFFEELIDKAKESKAEVIRINYYKQAINLYQDDFLNEDQDNFKIIKERKRLKRLYLEICHQVMEYEYKRENYGISITIANKILAVNSLYESAYLYKMKSYKQLGLISLAIEVYEECKDNLLNCLSIKPNSEIEEYYKLIK, from the coding sequence ATCAGAGTTATCAAAATTTACTTTTAGTGAATGGCATAATAGTGATATCTATAATAAATATAATGGGATTGAAGACTATCCTCTTACAGTTATTCAAGCTAAAGTCGGTTCTGGAAAGAGGAAGTGTCTATTAACTTACTTTCAAAAAAAAGGTATAGAGAGAGTAAGCTGGTATTTGATAGATAATAAAACTAATTTACATTCTTTTTGGATAGATTTTATTAATGCTATCAAAGTAGATAATAACTTTATTAAGAGAAAGAAGAAACTATTAGCTGAGTTATCTAAAAATAATTTAGATATTAAAGTATTTATCCAAAAGTTAAGTAATGCTTTTGTTGATTGTTTAGCTGATGATATCTTTATTGTTTTTGATTATTTAGATTTGCTAAATAATAAAGTTATTATAGAATCATTGAATTTATTTGTGGAATGGATTCCTGATAATATTCATTTAGTGTTTATTACTAGAAAGGTTATTAATTGGCCTAAAGTATCAATTGGAATTATTAAAGATAAGGTACAAGTAATTGATGAAGAGAATTTCGCTTTAGATCAGAAACAGTTAGATAAGTTATTGATAAGGGAGTATAATCTTTCACTTTCTCCATCAAATTTAAAGGAGTTTTATCTAAAGACTGAAGGGTGGCTATTGGCAGTAGATTTATTGGCTAAGAATCTCCAAACTAAGAAGAATTTAGATTTAATTATTGAAGGTAGAGATGTATTTAAGGTTATATTTGATTATTTTGAAGAAGAGTTATCTGGAGACTTTGCAGCGGATAATCCTTTGTTAGTAGAATTTTTAATTAAGACATCGATCTTAGATGAGTTAGACTTAAAAATATGTAATTTAATGCTAGGCATAAGTAATAGCCAGGAACTTTTAGAAAGATTAAATTCTGAATGTAGCTTTGTTAAAGAAATTTCTGAAGGGAGATATAAATATAATAATATATTAAGGAGCTTTTTAAAATCAATGGCCAAAGATCTTTATGATTATGAAGCTTTAGAAAAAGAAGCTAGAAATGCTTATGCTGAGTTTGATGATATTCAAGGAATGTTTTATCACACCTCTAACTTTAATAAACAAGAGGTTTTTGATTTAATAGTTGACAATTCTGATTATTTAATAGAGAAGGAAAGTGATCTTTTAAGAAATTTATTTAAGAATAAGGTATCTAAGGATACCTTATTGAAGAATCCATATTTGTTTTTGGTCAAGGGTTGCTTGAATTTCAATAATTTAAATATAAAGAAAGCAATGTGCAATTATCAATATGGACTAGATATTTTTAGAGAAGGTCAAGATATAGAAGGTATAATTAAGGCTTTGCAGAAGATGATCAAGTTATTGATATTTACTAATTCTAATAAATCTATAGATTATATGAAGGATTTAGATAAGTATAAGACTTTCTTTTCTCAAGCTGATCGACAACAGTATAAAAAGTTTAATATTTTAATTAAAGTAATTACAAGTGATCTAATAGAAGTAGAGGAAGAAGCGCTAGATATTGATGTAGAGAGTAATGTTCTTCAAGAGATAAAGGCCCATATATCTTTTATTAGAGGTGATTTGCATAAAATAGAATTATACTTAGATCAGGATAATAGAAGAAAAATTATTGATTATCATTTCTATAATACGATTGTTTTCTCAGCATTAATTAATATACTTAAAGGTAATATGTACAAGTTACAAAATTATATATTAAATGGTTTTATAAAAGCTAATATTTTTGTTGATAAATTTGGAGATTTCTATTTGATACAGTCCTTTCTATTAGCTCCTTTTATTAAAATAGATCTAAAAAAAATGTATATGGAATTATTAAAAGAAAATAATGAAAATTTATTTGTGGGAAATTCTTTTCATAGATTTCATTCACTGATGTATTTAATAGTTTGGGATTTATTTAATGGAGATATTAAATTAGCTATCTCATATTCAAAGGAAGGTTTAGAACATGCTAGGAAACGAAATGATCTATTTTTTATCAGTATATTTAAGTATTACACAGCTATTTCTTATTATTTCAATGGCAATATAGATAAAGCTGAAAGGCTATTGATAGATATCAGAGATGAGTTCTCTGAATTAAATAACAATTTGTTCTTATGTAGGCCTTTAGCTTGGTTATCATTGATTAATTATAAGAAAGGCAATAATGATCTGTTTAAAGATACAGCAAGAGAATTATTCAAAATATGTAGAAGAAAGAAGTTTGACTTTCTATTCTTACAGAAAAATTTTACGTTAACTGCAGACCCTAATCTATTTCTGCCAATACTATTAAAGGCAAAAGCAGCAGGAATAGAGGTGGAGTATATTGATAAATTATTCTCTAAGATGAATATAGGAGAAATAGATCATGCACCGGGATATGTAATTAAGATAGAGGCTTTAGGAGGATTTAAGGTTTATCGTGGTAATGAAGAAATTAAGGAGCAAGAGTGGAAGAGGAAGAAGGCCAAAGAGCTGCTTAAGATATTCTTGCTTAATTATGGTAAGCTATTATCTAGAGAATTAATCTGTACTGAATTATGGCCTGACAAGGGTGAAGATAAGGTTAAGCTTAATTTTTCAGTAACATTAAGTAGTTTGAATAAAGTATTAGAACCAAATCGAAAGAGAGGAGAATTACCTTTCTTTATTAGAAAAGATGGCAACTTATATGGAATTTCTAATACTTTTTCTACTTTATATGATGTTTCTTTTTTTGAAGAACTAATTGATAAAGCAAAAGAATCTAAAGCGGAAGTAATAAGAATAAACTATTACAAACAAGCTATAAATCTATATCAAGATGATTTTCTAAATGAGGATCAGGATAATTTTAAAATAATTAAAGAGAGAAAGAGGTTGAAGAGACTATATCTAGAGATATGCCATCAGGTTATGGAATATGAGTATAAAAGAGAAAACTATGGTATTAGTATTACTATTGCTAATAAGATTTTAGCGGTAAATTCCCTTTATGAGAGTGCTTACTTATATAAGATGAAATCATATAAGCAGTTAGGATTAATTAGTTTAGCGATTGAAGTTTATGAAGAATGTAAAGATAATCTGTTAAATTGCCTAAGTATCAAACCAAATTCTGAAATAGAAGAATATTATAAATTAATAAAGTAA